In a genomic window of Candidatus Nezhaarchaeota archaeon:
- a CDS encoding YkgJ family cysteine cluster protein, which yields MGFKCLKCGACCINTEMPLTRGDARRLEGLGYRVEEFAELRRGLLRLRNVDGHCFFYDPSSRRCKVYSHRPEGCRLYPFIYVEGLGVSVDVECSAWRTATPSDLEKAAPRVLRLIRRLGY from the coding sequence GTGGGGTTTAAGTGCCTTAAGTGCGGCGCCTGCTGCATTAACACTGAGATGCCGCTAACCCGAGGGGACGCGAGGAGGCTCGAGGGGCTCGGCTACCGCGTCGAGGAGTTCGCTGAGCTCAGGCGGGGCTTGCTTAGGCTAAGGAACGTCGACGGCCACTGCTTCTTCTACGACCCCTCCTCGAGGAGGTGCAAGGTCTACTCGCATAGGCCTGAGGGGTGCAGGCTCTACCCGTTCATATACGTAGAGGGCTTAGGGGTCTCAGTAGACGTCGAGTGCTCAGCCTGGCGCACTGCTACGCCCAGCGACTTAGAGAAGGCGGCGCCGAGGGTCTTGAGGCTAATCCGCAGGCTAGGCTATTGA
- a CDS encoding YhfC family glutamic-type intramembrane protease → MGAQEAAIPIAISLAPALVALFKASGTRATAWIIAALGGGGWLVALVLRLPVLMAVPLSGIVYGYFSSAMAGLFEETARSMLLRLDLVRRLSLRGAAALGLGWGLTEALLVYAIPAGLAAAAGRYGWTDLLPGALERNSALLIHLSLAMLLSWDPRSLKLLAASIVIHSAANSVAVTSLYLLRDVWLVELIIALFSAATFTAITACTLKRFKPPAGQAR, encoded by the coding sequence GTGGGTGCTCAAGAAGCCGCCATCCCGATAGCTATCTCACTAGCCCCAGCGCTAGTGGCCTTATTCAAGGCCTCAGGCACGAGGGCGACTGCTTGGATAATAGCGGCTCTGGGAGGGGGCGGATGGCTCGTAGCGCTCGTCCTGAGGCTCCCCGTATTAATGGCCGTGCCCCTCTCAGGCATAGTCTACGGGTACTTTTCCTCAGCCATGGCCGGGCTGTTCGAAGAGACCGCTAGGTCCATGCTCCTTAGGCTAGACTTAGTTAGGCGCCTCTCACTAAGGGGGGCGGCGGCCCTAGGGCTCGGGTGGGGGCTTACGGAGGCGCTGCTCGTATACGCCATACCGGCGGGCCTCGCCGCGGCCGCGGGCCGGTACGGCTGGACCGACCTACTGCCCGGCGCTCTAGAGAGGAATAGCGCTCTGCTAATACACCTGTCTCTAGCTATGCTCTTAAGCTGGGATCCACGGAGCCTTAAGCTACTGGCAGCATCGATAGTTATCCACTCAGCAGCTAACTCCGTGGCTGTAACGTCCCTGTACTTACTGAGGGACGTGTGGCTCGTGGAGCTTATAATAGCGCTCTTCAGCGCAGCTACGTTCACGGCTATAACTGCCTGTACGCTAAAGAGATTTAAGCCGCCTGCGGGCCAGGCTCGCTGA
- a CDS encoding YbjQ family protein codes for MSEEVIVTTLDYVPGYRVSKVLGLISGSVVRARSLGRDIVAVLRNIAGGEVVEYTELLARSRDEAIKRMVEKAKAVGANGVVGVRLTTSNIMSGAAEVVAYGTAVVLEKEAA; via the coding sequence ATGAGCGAGGAAGTTATCGTTACCACCCTGGACTACGTCCCTGGGTACAGGGTTAGCAAGGTCCTGGGGCTTATTAGCGGGAGCGTCGTTAGGGCTAGGAGTCTAGGGCGCGACATCGTGGCGGTCCTGAGGAACATAGCTGGAGGGGAGGTCGTCGAGTATACGGAGCTATTGGCTAGGTCTAGGGATGAGGCTATAAAGAGGATGGTTGAGAAGGCGAAGGCTGTGGGGGCTAATGGGGTAGTGGGAGTAAGGCTAACGACCTCGAACATAATGAGCGGGGCGGCGGAAGTAGTGGCCTACGGGACAGCCGTGGTCTTAGAGAAGGAGGCTGCTTAG